CCGGTAACGCGCGCGCCGAGGTTGGCGGCGGTCATCATGGCAGCTATCGTCGTCGCGATCGGCGCGACCCATCCTGCGATCGATTCCATTACCTTCTCTCCCCGAGCAGACAGAAATGTTCCCATGTCGCGGCGGTGCGGGCGACGAGGCTAAGCGAGCTAAATGCGGTTCTCGCGCGACCGCTCCGACACTTGTCGCTCCGCCGTCGCCGCCGCGGAAATCAGGCTTTCTCCGGTTTTGGCCGCGGCATCCGGGGTCATGGTGACGGCCACACCGTCCGGACCGTCCAAGATGACCAAACCCTGTTCTGCGCTGGCGTATCCGGGTTCGGTCTGCGGCTGCGGCACTGAAGGTGATTCCATCACGGGACCTTTGCAAGGAAGGGCTGAGCATCGCGCGGGCCTGCGTCGATGTAGAGATAGTCGGGGTTGAACTGTCCGCGCGCGATCAACCGTTCAGGATCCAGGATCTCGACGAGTGACGAGCGGAACACGCAGAGGCGCTCCTCGCGCAAATGCCGCATGACTCGGTTCACGTGAACGTTCGTCAGGCCGCAGATTTCCGCGATATCGTTCTGCGTCAGGCCCAGCGCAAACCGGCGTCCGTCGCTGAGCCCGGCCGAAGCAAGGCGGGCGTTGGTTTCGCACAGGAAATGGGCCACTCGCCCCACTCCATCGAGACGGCCGAGCCGAAATAGCCATGCACGATGAATGGCCGCGTCGATGAGTGTCGCGAACCAGAGCTTGCGCGCTAGCTCGGGCAGCTCGCTTGTGATCGTGTCTAGCTTTTGGTGAGGCACGATGGCGACAGTTGCGGCGGTCATCGTCGCGACGTCGTGATCGAGCACCTTCAGCGGATAGGCATGAAGGTCGACGAAGTCGCCCGGCACGTGCACGGCGACGAGCTGCCGCAGTCCGTTGCGATCATCAATATAGCGCGACATGAAGCCCTCGAGCAGCAGCGTGCTCGTAAGCAAATGCTCACCCGCGCGCACGAGCGTGGAGCGCGGCTCAAGCGTTCGGACGTCGCTGATTGCGGCTTCGAGGCGAGCGCGTTCTTCGGGATCAAGGCGGACCCCGCGTTTGTCTCTGAGGAAGCGTTCAGTGAACATGGCCAGGCGATAACGGGCGACCAGCGTGCTCGTTGCTTGCCGCCCCGTGAAATCGTCTTGATCGAAGTTAATTTTCAAAATCGCGCGCAACCCCGCTGACGGGGCCGGGTTACCGAATGGACATAGCCACTGCTCTTGGCGTGGCGGCCGTTCGCCGGCAACACCGAGAGCTTTGCATTCTCGCCGTCCCACCCACCGACAAGGATCATGCACGATGGCCAAGAAGCCCGCATCGCTCGATAAGTCCGCCAAGTCCCCCAAGGCGCCGGCACCTGCTGACATTGGCGGCGCCGATATCGGCGCCGAATCCCCGCAGAAGGCATCACGGGTCCCGGCCAATGCGGAAATCACCTTTGCCTATGGCGAAGCCCAGGCAGACGGAGGGGAAACCCATCAGGTCGCCGGGGGAGACGTTGCCACGCTCACTACCCAGCAGGGGATGCCGGTT
The window above is part of the Novosphingobium sp. G106 genome. Proteins encoded here:
- a CDS encoding Crp/Fnr family transcriptional regulator, whose protein sequence is MFTERFLRDKRGVRLDPEERARLEAAISDVRTLEPRSTLVRAGEHLLTSTLLLEGFMSRYIDDRNGLRQLVAVHVPGDFVDLHAYPLKVLDHDVATMTAATVAIVPHQKLDTITSELPELARKLWFATLIDAAIHRAWLFRLGRLDGVGRVAHFLCETNARLASAGLSDGRRFALGLTQNDIAEICGLTNVHVNRVMRHLREERLCVFRSSLVEILDPERLIARGQFNPDYLYIDAGPRDAQPFLAKVP